Within Myxococcales bacterium, the genomic segment GCGTGAGCGTCGCGTCCGTTGTTGTAAATGGAGTGATGCCGGAATTGTTTTCGCCTGACGAACGGGCGGCGATGCTGCAAAACCCGCCCGCTGACACGGATGGATCCGAGACGTGTCTGCGTCAGGTGGCTTATAGGAGAAGCTTACGCGAGAGGGAGCAGGTACGGCTGATGGGCATGCTAAAACACGCTATAGATAAACCCCATATTCTCATTCCGCTACAACCTCGCGCCCAGCTTGGCCGCGCGGACCTCGAGAGATTGTCAGCTCGCCTTCTCCCTACCTAGGCCAACAGATGAAATCCGAAAAACCATCATCGCGGAGAGCCTCTATGCACTCAAATCGCAGAGAACATAAGCGGTCATTGGGCGCGCCATCGACATCAGTGCAACGCGCAAAGCAGACGCCCCATGCGCTCGGCTCAATTGCGTAACATACCCCTCCATCAAAGCAAGAGGCATCTGGGTTAGCGGCTCTGAGATCGCAATAGTTTGTACACATTTGACCCACGAGCAATCTGCCATCCTCCACAATCTCGAAGCAGGTGTCAGCCGGGGCGTCACAATCCTCTACCGAAAAACAGCTATCGTACAAAGGCGAGACGGGCACGTATCTTTCAGACACGCAGGAGGATGCAGTTCCCGCTAAACACACGCACGCCAAAGACAACAGCCTCATAGCTTAAGTCTACGCATTCGAATGCAGACTGCAAGTGACAGGCGCAGGAAAGATGCTTGCTTCATTGCTCCGTTTCTGGCAATAGGCGAGGCAATGGCTTTCGACGTACGTGACTTTGGATTTGTAGAACCCCTGTTATTCGAGCAGGGTGCCAAGGGGAGATGTGGGGCATCGCTACCGTATAACGACTTTGAAGCTGTGGATGCGCTGAACTATTACGGAAAACTCGCACGCGCCACCCCAGCTGCGCTCCCGGAGCTGTCCGAGCCAGAGGTGGTACGACATTACGTAAGACTGAGCCGAGGCAATTTTGCAATCGATACCGGCATGGTTCCCCTCGGGTCTTGCACAATGAAGTACAATCCAAAGGTGAACGAATGGGCCGCCAGATTGGCTGGCTTCGCGCAGCTCCACCCTTATAGCCCAGAGCAACATATCCAGGGGGCATTACTGCTGATGCATCAACTCGAGCGAAGTCTCGCTGAGATCTGTGGCATGGACCATGTGAGTCTACAACCAGCCGCGGGTGCGCAGGGCGAGCTGACGGGCCTAATGATGATAAGATCTTATCATCAGGATCGCGGGCGTAGTCCAAAGAAGGTTCTGATCCCAGATACCGCACATGGTACGAATCCGGCATCATGCGCATTGAGTGGCCTTGAGGCAACGCCGTTCGTAGTAGGCGACTCGGGTATTATTACCGCAGAGTCAATGGCGCCCTACATCGACGATGACGTGGCAGCCATCATGCTCACCAATCCGAATACCGTCGGACTGTTTGAGACGCACTTACATGAAGTTGCCGATTTGGTCCACGAACGCGGTGGGTTAGTATATGGAGATGGTGCAAACCTAAATGCCATCATGGGAAAAACGCGACCCGGCGACTTCGGTGTCGATATCATGCAGTTTAACCTTCACAAAACTTTCACGACCCCGCACGGCGGAGGTGGACCTGGGTCAGGCCCCGTGGCATTCAAAAGCCCACTCCGCGATTTTGCTCCACTCCCTGTGCTGCTGAGCAGTGAGGAACGTGGTTATTACTTTGATTACGATAGGCCACGAAGCATTGGACGTGTGCGCTCATTCTTCGGGAACTTTGGCATGATGGTGCGCGCCTATGCTTACATTCGAGAGATGGGCAGTCTGGGCTTGAGCCGCGCCACAGAACTTGCGGTGCTAAACGCCAACTATCTGCGGGCGTGCATGGCTCGCACATGGACAGTTGCCTTTAATCAACTATGCATGCATGAATTTTTGGCGAGCGACAAGCATCTTCGCCCCACTGGCGTGACGACTCTGGATATTGCCAAACGGTTGATGGACTATGGGTTTCATGCGCCCACTGTTTACTGGCCGCTGGTCGTCAAAGGGGCGATGCTCATTGAGCCGACTGAAACAGAGAGCAAAGATACCCTGGACCGATTTGTGAGCGCGATGGAAGAGATCAGTGAGCAAGCGAATAAAGATGCGGCAGTTCTTAAATCTGCACCGCATACCACCAGGTTGCGACGTTTGAATGAGACTCAAGCCGCAAGGCAGCCGCGTCTGCGCTGGCGCGCAGTAGCGCCAGATGCATCTGGCGTATAAATGTTAGTTATCGAGTGATGGTGAGGGCTCTGTGGCGCCGCGGGAGCTCTCTATGTCTTCGGCACGTTGCCCTGTGGCGTCGTCGAAGGCTTCCAGTTCCTGCAAAATCTCGCGAATATAACGTTGCTTGATATGAAACGGCAAAAACGCTGCTTTGAAGCCGTTCATAATGACGTGTTTGATTTCGGGCAGACTGAAGCCCATTTTCACGTGACACAGCCACAGTTCTTTGGATACGGTTGTATCGGTGATTAGCCGGTTGTCCGTATTGATGGTGACCCTGAGGCCGAGATCATAGTAGAGTTTTGCGGGATGGGTGGCCAAGTTGCGTACGGCACCTGTTTGCACATTTGAGGAGGGGCAACACTCCAAAGCGATTCGGTGATCATTTACGTAATGCAATAGATCGCCATCCTCCCGCAGGCGGCAGCCATGACCGATACGATGGGCGCCGCAGACGTGTATCGCTTGTGCAACTGATTCGGGACCAAAAGCCTCGCCGGCATGAATCGTGCAGTTGATATTGTTATTGCGAATAAGCTGAAAAGCATCTTTATGGTGCTTGGGGGGATAATCATATTCAGCACCCGCGAGATCAAATGCGACCACTCCGCGATTTTTGTACGAGACAGCCAGTTGTGCCATCTCTAACGACGATTCCGGAGAAATATTGCGAATCCCACAAATGATCACGTTAGATTCAATGCCGTGGTCCTTGTAGGCTTCTTTTAGACCTGCCACGACTGCCTCTACTACAGCCGTGAGCCGCAGTCCTTTGCGTGTGTGCAGCATGGGCGAGTATCGAACTTCCATATATCGGACGTTCTCTTTAGCAGCATCTTCCGCAAGCTCGTAGGCAATGCGTGCCAAGGCATCTTCAGTCTGCATGACCTTTAGCGTAGTGCTAAATGCTTTGAGGTATTCCTCGAGCGAGCCCGTGTTCTCTCCGCAATGTAGCGATTTTGCCAATCCCTCTTCGGTGTCGGAGGGCAGATCCACTTTCGCCTTCTGTGCGATGTCGAGGATAGTGGCCAGGCGCAACGATCCATCCAAATGAACATGAAGGTCTGTTTTGGGGAGACGCTCAAAAAGAGTCAAAGGCAACGTCATCGCTGAAGTTTAGCGCCTCGGTGGACGAGCGGCAATTAATGCTCGCAATTAAGGTATTTTCAGGGATGAGGAGGGGCTCCGGCGGCCCGAGCCGCTAAGGCGTGGTTGCGTAGGCGTAAAGCGCCCGTTCTATTGTATGCCTGTGAAAAAGCGGCAAAAGCGCGCTCATACTGAGCATGTTCGAAAAATAAAACGCCAAGCATCTCATCGGAGCGAGCCCCGCCCGCTTGGTGGTATGCTTGAGCAGCTTCTAACTTTCGTTCCCATGGGATCTCGGGCGCGTGAAGCGCAAGCCATCCGTAATACAAGCGCCGCTCATCAACACTGAAATATTCAAGAGCAGGTAACCCACAAATAAAATTCCAGCGGGCTTTAAAAAGCGCACGTATCACCGGATAGGGTGCCCGATATCTTCCCTCGCTTACGAGGCCGTAGCGCTCTAACATGACAGGAAAAGATCCCAGCAGCGCTTGGTTAGCCCGCTCAGTACGCGGTCCATTAAGGGAAGATGCTAAACGGCTAAGCGCCTGCGCCTGAAGTGCGCGCAGCGCCAGCAGACCGTGCCGCTTCCTAAACGCTGTCAAGGCGCTAGTGATTTCCCTACGACGTAATGCAGCTGCTTCTCGCACATTCTTGATGTCAAGCCGACCTGTTTCAGCAAGCCCTTGTTGATCGTAGAGTCGGAGAAGCCGCTGGGCTTCTTCGGATTTTGGTGCCTGCGCAGCAAGTGCTTTATCGGAGGAGAGCCAAGCAGCAGCACTTATGGAGCCAGGGGGCAATGCGGGTAAATGCTCTGGCGGGACGCTGCGAGGGAGCGCCAGAAACAATAGCGCCCCACACACAACCAACGCGAAAAAGGCCATTACAGAAGCCGTTTCAGAGCCACTTAGCCCATTAGGCGCTAAAAACTTCCGCGTTTGTTCGTTGAGGTGCAAGTCTGCCATAGCTCATGGACTAGCTCTATAAAGGCATGATACTATATTTCTTGTTTGTCGTTCCATTTTAGCGACCGCTCCATATCGAGTCGACTGAGTCCAAGCGTGCAAGACAATCGGTTACACCAGCGTGTAAAGAGATCGTTGCAGATGACATTGGTCTGTGACGGACAGGAATACGAAGTTGTTTCGAGAGATTTGAGCCTGGGCGGGATTTTTGTCGTCCTTGACAGGCCTCCGCCGATCGGCGCCAAAGTCGTTCTACGGATGTCATTGCCAAACCTAAAGGAAACGAGTTTCATCTCGGCCACGGTCCGATGGCACGGCGATGCGGGCGCGGGATTGCGGTTTGACGGGCTACGTGCCATCGAGGCATGGGCCCTCAATCAGCTTCTTAGCGATGAATAGGCATTGGGTATTGTGGGTCATTCTCGGCGTCTCGGCCGCTGCACAGGCACAAGAGCCTTTAGCCTCCGTCTTTGATCCGAACCCGGTCGTTTCCAATGGAACTCTTTCCCAAGTTACGCTGGCTGACCTTCAGGGCGACAAATCACGTCTCACAGGCAAGAGCAGCCGCGTTTTAAGTTGCCAGACCAATAGTCAGCCGTGCGCTGCCGTGCAACACGCCGCCGCCGATGAAGCCGGAAATTTCTTCTATGTACCAGAGGAAGGGTCCAACATGGATGCATTTGCCGAGGTCAATGCATATTTCCATATTTGGCGGGCAGCCAATTACTTTCAGGCCAATCACGGCATAACCTGGACTTGCGCATGCGGGGCGGAAAACTTGCGCGTCATACTGGACTCGGCGAGTGACCCTTCGGAAGACCCCACGCTGGCAGTGTATGTACCCAATCGATGCGAGACATTTGAATGTGGCTCGATTGTTTTGGGGGTAGGAAGGAATGCCGAGGGCGAGTTAAGAAATTTCGCTTATGACGGCGATGTGCTCTATCACGAATATGCGCATGCGGTGATCGATGAACGCAACGGCAATGCCGGGGTTCGGATTGATGAGCAAGGCGTGTCTTACGAGCCCAGCTCTGTCCGAGAGGGAGGTGCGGACTATTTCGCGGCAGCCATAGGTGGAGATCCGCATATTGCAGAGCACTTAGCCGGCATTGGATTTCTTCCGGAATCGGAGGCGCTACGAAGTATTGATAAGCCGCTGCGCTGTCCAACCGATCTCACGGGCAATGGCCATAAGGACGGGCGAATTTTTGGAGGGGCATTATGGGAGGCGCGAGCCATACTCACGCCGAGCATTGCCGATGACATAGTGGTGCACGTTTTGCTGGAAGCAGGAAACCAGCCGACCATGAGTGAGACCATAGAACGATTGTTGACCGAGCTACAATCTCAACGGGCCAACGACAATATCACCGCCGAGCAATTTGATGCGGTGGAAGAGATATTTGACGCGCACGGGCTTATTGGGTGCGCGCGAATTGCGCCTCTCTCTCAGTCGGAGCACGTCGGCTATAGTGGCGTGCCGTTGAGTACCCTTCAAGGCAAGGGCGTGGCTCCTCTTCATTTCAGCCTAAGCATTCCTGATAATGCTTCGGAAGTGGAAATTACTTTGCGAACTCTTACGGGAGTGCCGGGGCACTTGTTGTATTTAAGAAACGGAATGCCCGTGGAAGTGCATTCCGATGACGAAGCACCTATCTCGGATATAACTTTAGAGGTCATAGCGAGCAAAGCCAACCTACGAGACACGGCAAACTATACACTGCCGAGAGGGGGCTCCTTATATGTGGCGGTAGCCAGCACGAATCTTGGCGAAGGCAGCAACTGGTTTGCCATATCGGCGCACATAGTCTCGGGCGGTGTGGCTGGTGGAGGTGGATGCGCGATTACCGAATCACGCGAGGGTGTCTGGTGGATATTCTTGATAGTGGGACTTGCCCTAAGGGGAAAGACATTTCTATATTCGCGTTTCAAGTAGGGGCCCCTGCCTCATCGGCTCAAAGAAAATGCATTCCTACCATAAACTGGCCGTTGTGCTGCTGCTCTTGCCTTGTATGGAGCTTGCGTGGCTCGCATATGCCCGAGCCCATGTGGCTACGTTAGCTGACTGGCAGCGGGTTGCGAATGTGGTGCGTCGGGATTGGCAGTCCACCGATGGTGTGAAAGCCTTTCCTTCCTGGACGGATCCCCTGCTAAGGGAGGTGCTTGGGGATCTTATTCCCATCGGTAAAGCCGCTCGTAGCGATAATGCGGGACTGCGGCGCATGTGGGTGCTGTCAAGAGGGTATGTGCGTTCCGAAGTGTTGCCCGAGGGATCTCTAGAGCTTGATCGCCCGCTCGGCTCCTTGAGGGTCAGACGCTGGAAGATGAGGACTCCTCGCAAACGCTATGACTTTCTGGACCATGTCGGCGAAGCCACCGTCAGCTTGTATTCGAGGCAAGGCTTCATTCCCTGTTCACTTCTCCGTGGTGCACGGCCGATGGGTGGAGGTCTTCTGAACGGTCCGATGGCACCTGAAGATCGATTTCGCTGCGACGCAAGAAGGCACTGGTTATGGGTAGGCGCAACCGTGGTCGAAGACCTCGCTTTCAAACCGCGCAATTGTATATGGCAGCATGCAGCGGGACCCGAACCCATTAGGATCACGTTTCGAAAAGTCCCTCTGACAGAAACTATCGTTTTATATGGTGGTCTCTACCATATGCACGAAAGAGATTTAAAATATTCTCCTGTTGCTATGCAGATTTTGTTTAACGAGGTGCCCGTTGCTCGTTTTGATCATAGGGACGGAGAAGGGTGGCGACAGTACATTATCGAGACCCCATGGCTCTTTGGCCAAGCCGTCGATGTAACCGTGGATGTTACTGCGCCGATGGAGAGGTTTCGGGGGTTTTGTTGGTCGGGGTATGTGCGCGAAAACGAGACGGTCGACTGATATGAACGTCGCTACCGGCAGGGACCATCTCATTGGGATGAGCATAGGCGTCATTTATGTCGCGGCGCTGATGACTACAGCCGGAGATCTGGCTCTGTCACGCGACGAGAGTTTTTATGTCGATGCGTCCCAAATGACAGCACAGTGGATCCAATTACTGTTTGATCAACCGCTGGTGGCCCTCACGCGGGCCTCTGTGGACCACTTTTGGTCCTACAACCACGAGCATCCTGGGCTGATGAAGACACTTGCGGGTATGATGTGGATTGCGCAAATGAAATGGCAAGTTTTCCCGCGAGATTCCCTGGCGTTTAGATTTGCGGGGATGACGTGTACAGGCCTTTTGTTATGGCTTCTCTACATTTTTGGAACTCGACTGCACAACAGAATTGTCGGCGTTGCCTCAGTTTTCGGCTTCGCGCTGCTGCCGCGCATTTTCTATCATGCGCATCTGCACGCGTTTGACATTCCCATCGTGTTCTTTGTCACCCTCGTTGTGTATTGCTACTGGCGCTCACTCACCCAAAAGCGATGGGCCCTATGGACGGCGCTCGCTTACGGGTTGGCCCTGGACACTAAGCACAACAGCTGGCTGCTTCCTCTCGTGCTGGGAACGCATTGGGCATGGTTCCGCACGGGGCGTTCCCGGCGCGCTGCTCCATTGGTTGCTCGGATGCCCTGGGCGCTCCTCGGCATGGTAACACTATCGCCCGTCATATTCGTCGGCAGCTGGCCATGGCTCTGGCATGACACCCTTCGAAGAATCGCAAATTATATCAATTTCCACACACATCATGCCGCGCATCATGGCATCATCAACGTCGAGTACTTTGGTAAAAACATCGTTCATCCACCATTTCCAGTTTCAGTTCCGTTCGTGCTGACCGCCATGACCGTGCCTTTCACGTTTCTGGTATTTTCACTACTCGGGGTGGGTATTCGCTCAAGGCATCTCGTTCCTGACTGGATAACTCGCATCCTGCGCCGCAAAGTTCCAAATAGGGAGGACATGCTTTTCTCCGACGTGCTGATATTCGGGTGCTTTTTGGCGCCGCTTTTACTGATTGCGCTACCGAATACGCCGAAGTTCGGCGGCACTAAGCACTGGTTTCCCGCGTATCCGTTTATGGCCATCTACTTCGGAGTGGGAGTGGACTATGTATGGAATGCCTTAAAGGAATGGGCATCCGTAGGGTGGCGGTTCCCACGCAGGCTTGCCCACCTTGTCGTGATTCCTTTGTGCCTTGCGCCGTCGCTCGCGGAAACCATCCACAGTCATCCAATGGCGCTATCTCACTATACCATGCTTGCGGGGGGCGTTTCTGGCGCGGCCGACCTGGGCATGACGCGTCAATTTTGGGGCTATACAACAGGAAGCGTAACTGAATTTCTAAAACAACGATTGCCAGAAGGCGGAAGTGTATGGATCTGCGACACCACCTTTGGCGCCTGGGCCATGCTGCAGCGCGACGGCGTCGTGCCTCGCAATATCAGGGCGACATCTGATATGGCGGCGGCCGACTATATTCTCGTGCATCACGAACTTCATTTTGCGGAGGTGGATTTTCAAGCATGGGTAGCACTAAAAAGCACGCAGCCGGTGCATGTGCTTACCTTCGATGGCGTACCTATCATTAGCATTTACGAGTCCGATAAGCACCGGTCGCGTTAAAGCGCCTCTAGTGCATCGAGCGCACGTCGCTCGAGGTCCTGATCCAAACGGCCGATGCATGCCGCATGCATTCTATCAGGAACGAACAACGCGTTGCTGAGCGCTTCTATATCTTTTGAGCTCGCGCTTTCAATTTCGTCGGTAAGTGCGTCAATACCGTCGACCTTGCTAAGCAGGGCCCGAGTCGCAAAAAAGAACGCCCTATCCTCGGCATAGTCGACACTCGACTCCAGATCCCATATCCACCGCTTCTTTACCTTCTCGAGTTCTCCGTTTTTGAGTCCATGATTCCGGAAATCGCGGAGTAGTGCCGTGATTGCCTGCATCACAATAGGTACTTTTGATTGTTCGATCGACACGCCAATGTCATATACGCCACGCTCTTCAAATAACTCCAGTGCGCCAAACACGTCATACACAAGGCCCTGCTCCTCACACAGCACCCGATATAGACGCGAACTCATACCGTCATCCAAAATACGCGCTAAGAGCTGAAGAGGAACCACTTGGGAGTCGAGTTCACCAGGGCAGTCGAAACATATCCTTACATCAGACTGGCTGTCATCGTAAGGCAAGTACTTCCATTTCGGGCCCCGCCATGTAGGCGGAATACGCTTTCGCAGAGGAGCGCTTCTACGGTCCATCCCGGAAAAGCATCTCTCGACGATAGATAGCGCCTTCTGGGGATCCAGAGCGCCACTCAGACAAACCACAATATTAGAACCAGAGTAATACGATTGATAATGGTGGCGTACGTCCTGATCTGTGAACGAGGCAAGTGTCTCAAGAGAGCCTGCAATGGGAAACGACAAGGGATGCGGCGCAAAGAGCAATTCCCGTGATAGATTATTGATGTCGATGTCTCTGCCCTGCTCATCCAGTCCGCCAAGAAGTTCCTGTCGTACGATCTCTTTTTCAAGTTCAATGTTGCCGAATGCCGGCTCCTGGATCGTCTGTGCGAGTATATCAATGCCCTCTTCTAACATGGATGAGGGTAGAGTGATTTGATAGTGTGTGAAGTCGGTGTGAGTCGCGGCATATAGGTCCCCGCCGATCTCTTCAATGGCTGAGTTGAGCGCATAGGGGGAAGGGTAACGATGACTTCCACGAAAAAGCATGTGTTCCACAAAATGGCTGAGGCCATTGTTCTTCGGCGTTTCATCCCGCGCGCCGACGTTAACCAATACGCATATGCAGACGCGACGCAGATGAGGCAAAGGAGCAACGATGGCACGCACCCCATTTGAAAGAGTATAGTGTTCCACAGCGCGAGTATCGCAAGTCATGAGCTTATCACTTGGCAACACTGCGTCGCCATCTGGTGCCAATGAAAGCCCGTAAAATTCGTGATGCTAGTAGGGTTGTATGGTGTTTCGAATGAATCCGGCATAATCCACAATGGAGCTATACCATCCGATGGTGTACGGCGCATCGATGGGATTGCACCCATCTCCGATCAGAACTCCGATACCATTTTGTGCCACCACGGGCCACCATATGCCGTGGTATAGACGATGTCTCGCACCGCCATCTCGGTTTCTTCGAACGGAGTTGGCGCAAATAGCGCGCGTCCCCCGCCAATACGCAGACTTCACCGAACGGCACAAATGCTCTAGGCGGCGCCAACTCAGTTAAGTACAGGCATCGTCTTAGGAATCGTCTTCTTCGGAGGCAGCGGAATCCGTGTGTTCGTTAATCATCTTCTCGTTAATACGCAGGTCGTTGGTGTCCGCAGCTTTCTTACGCAACGCGGAAACATACTGAGTTACCAGTGACCGTTGTGCATCGCGAGTCAGAGTTTGCTTCACTCGCTGTTCTTCTTCGGTGGTGAATTGATCACGACTAGCGTGTTGACGAGATTCGACTTTTAAGACGACCCACTCGTTTCCAAGTTTTGCGGGCTTTTGGGGCAGAGGGTGATCCAGAGAAAGATCGTTCAGCACCATATCTACCAAGGCGCGGTTATTAAAGGGCCCCGGGATGGGGGTATCCAAACGCCCAAACTCTCGCGTCTCTTGAATCTTAGGGGCGAGTGGATCCGAGTTCGCAGCGGACTCTAAGATTGCGCCTAGCTCATCCATGCTTTTCACATTGGCGCGGAGTTGCGCCAGCGCCTGCCCCGCGGCAGCGTGAGCGGCTTGGTTTGCCGCATCGTCCAAATACATGTCTCGAGCGAGCTCGAGCTTGGCTTGCTCCACCGGGATGCTGCCCTCTCTTTTGCCCGCGACCTTGATTATGTGGAAGCCGAACTCGGTCTCCACAATGTCCGACGTGTCTCCAATCTTCATCCCGAACTGCACATCATCAAATGCCTTGACCATGCGCCCGCGCGGATTATAGCCCAGTGAGCCGCCCACCCGCGCGCTTCCCTTGTCCTCACTATATAAGCGCGCTAACGCCGCGAAGTCTTCTCCTTTGCGAACGCGCTTGAGAATCTGGGCTGCCTTGGCGTACGCAGCCTCTCTTGTTGCCGGATCTGCATCCGCAGCGGCCTTGATCAGGATATGACTAGATTTTACTTGGGGCTCAAGATTTGTGTAGCGATGCTTTTGGGCCTGATACTCTTTTTCAAGTTTCTGCGCGTGGCTCTTCGCCCAAGCAGCGATCACTTCGTCAGTGGGATCCAGAGAGCCCCGATAAAATCCCGGGGAAAAGCGAATGTATTTAATTTTTGCACGCTCATTCTCGCGCGCATAGGCAGCCCACGCTTCGCTTGGGGAAATAGTGACGGTGGCCATCAATGTTTGCGCCAATCTTTCCGCCAGGCTCTCGTCGATCTGCCATTCAGAGAATTCCTTGAGACTCCGTCGTAGCCGGTATTCCACGAAGTTGACGACGTTCTTGACGCTAAACTTTCCGTCCTTGTCCTTGCATGCAATGGGAATGCGATGCTGAGTAAATCCAGGAGTCGAATTGCTCGCAGTTGTGACCAGCATGTTGCAATCTTTTGCGAGTGCTTCCAGCACCTCGCTTTCGCTGAGCCTGAATCCCAGCGCCCTTGCTTTGCGCGCCATGAGATCGCGTTCAATCAAGGCGTCCAACACTTGCCGTTTCAGTTCGCTGGGGTCGAGGCTTTGAAACCCATAAAGTCGGCTCTCCGCCGCCAGCAGGTACGCGGCGCGAAAGTCACCCTGAGATATCGTCGTGCCATATACCTTTGCTGCATAGAGCGGCGCCCCTCCACTACAGCCCTCCGCTTGCGGTCCTCCGAATTGGAGAATAAACACCGCGCTAATCAGCAGAACAAGTCCTCCCAGGACCACATTCTGAAATCTTTCCGCAAGGCGCTGGAGCATCGTCTAACGCGTTGTAATCAACCCGGGCCAGGAGAGCAACAAACATCGAAGGGGGGAGGACCCCCAGGCCTATTGGAGTTGCAATTCCCCAGATGCGCAGGTAGGAACGGGCCGATGTCCGCAGATTCCCTGATGCCACAAGTCCCGAAAAAAGCGCCCAAGTATGCCCTATGGGGCCTGCTGCTACTGCTCGCAGCTGCTGGCGCGTTGTATTTCGCCACGTCTCAGAAGGACGAACGACTTCTTTCTCCGCCGGCGAGTGGCGGTGCCGCAGCGCCGGAGCGGTCCAGCGCCTTGGCCGAAGAGGACGAACTCGCGATTCCCGACGAGGAACCAGAGCAAGCTTTGCCGCCTCCCAAAAAGTCTCGCCCGTCGGTGGACAAAAGCTGGGATTGCGCAGGCGAGCTTGACCGGGCGAAGGCGGCCGAGATTATGCAGGACAACCGTCGTATCGTACGGGTGTGTTACGAACGGAGGCTAAAAGTGGATAACACCCTTCAAGGCACCACCCAGCTTACGCTCAGGATAGGCCCTACCGGTCGCGTGACTGGGGTCAAAGTGGAGGGCACTCCCAAAGACGCCATATTTCGTAGTTGTGTAAAGAGTGCGGCTCAGAGTTGGGAGTTCCCCAAGCCGAAGAACGGCGATTGTGCAGTGCTTGGCCAGCCGTTCAATCTCACGCCGCGCGCCGAATAAGTTGGGGTCGAGGTTGCGCATTATTTGTTCTTAGCTAGAAATGCTTCGGCATCGCGCACATCATCGTCACTGCCAATAAATAAGGGAACCCGTTGATGTAACGTTGTGGGCTCGATGTCCAGCATGCGTTCTGTGCCGGTGGATGCCCGTCCACCCGCAGCTTCTGCGAGCATCGCAAGAGGTGCAGCCTCGTAAAGCAAGCGCAGCTTGCCTTCAGGAAACGATCG encodes:
- a CDS encoding AgmX/PglI C-terminal domain-containing protein, which encodes MSADSLMPQVPKKAPKYALWGLLLLLAAAGALYFATSQKDERLLSPPASGGAAAPERSSALAEEDELAIPDEEPEQALPPPKKSRPSVDKSWDCAGELDRAKAAEIMQDNRRIVRVCYERRLKVDNTLQGTTQLTLRIGPTGRVTGVKVEGTPKDAIFRSCVKSAAQSWEFPKPKNGDCAVLGQPFNLTPRAE